Proteins from a genomic interval of Sandaracinaceae bacterium:
- a CDS encoding oxygenase MpaB family protein: protein MTRAPTEFRYWDRLERPAHRWMRRASRALGGFDLAPPDDVVRAFADMYYDADPLAEAFVRDVYLTRGMAAGRAMLEDALTNGAGPEAPPSLRALFADIDEDPPWLDRDRLERGARVFRRWGTSVFRFAGAVTLAAYSESSVAKPLALTGAYAGASTKHRFLETAAFWIAVSEPGGMRPGGAGRASALRVRMMHVFVRDRLLAHPDWDLEAWGVPISQADALLTLMGGSVAPGIALRAMGYRPSRADIEATMHFWRYVGHVMGVRPRWYPASVEEALQLAFVTHVKSARTAGEDGVRLCQSWVDAFAAGEDATLRSRLSDGVHRGFTRAFLPPAAYAANRLPPAGPWALLPFACFPFIFGAETLRRALPPLEHVADRAARWRRRRWLAHHTGGRPPEYAPRDPTATRARA, encoded by the coding sequence ATGACCCGCGCTCCGACCGAGTTTCGCTACTGGGATCGCCTCGAGCGGCCGGCCCATCGCTGGATGCGCCGCGCCTCGCGCGCGCTCGGGGGCTTCGACCTCGCGCCGCCCGACGACGTCGTGCGCGCCTTCGCGGACATGTACTACGACGCCGATCCGCTCGCGGAGGCGTTCGTGCGCGACGTCTACCTCACGCGCGGCATGGCGGCGGGGCGCGCGATGCTCGAGGACGCGCTGACGAACGGGGCCGGACCCGAGGCGCCGCCCTCGCTGCGCGCGCTCTTCGCGGACATCGACGAGGACCCGCCGTGGCTCGACCGGGATCGCCTCGAGCGCGGCGCGCGCGTCTTCCGGCGCTGGGGCACGTCCGTCTTTCGCTTCGCGGGCGCGGTGACCCTCGCCGCGTACTCCGAGAGCTCCGTCGCGAAGCCGCTCGCGCTGACCGGCGCCTACGCAGGCGCGTCGACCAAGCACCGCTTCCTCGAGACGGCGGCCTTCTGGATCGCGGTCTCCGAGCCCGGCGGCATGCGCCCGGGTGGGGCGGGCCGCGCGTCGGCGCTGCGCGTCCGCATGATGCACGTCTTCGTGCGAGACCGCCTGCTGGCGCACCCCGACTGGGACCTCGAGGCGTGGGGCGTGCCCATCTCGCAGGCCGACGCGCTGCTGACCCTGATGGGCGGCTCGGTCGCGCCCGGCATCGCGCTGCGGGCCATGGGCTACCGCCCGAGCCGCGCCGACATCGAGGCCACGATGCACTTCTGGCGCTACGTCGGACACGTCATGGGCGTGCGGCCGAGGTGGTACCCCGCGTCGGTCGAGGAGGCGCTGCAGCTCGCGTTCGTGACGCACGTGAAGTCCGCGCGCACGGCGGGTGAAGACGGCGTGCGATTGTGCCAATCCTGGGTCGACGCGTTCGCGGCGGGGGAGGACGCCACCCTCCGCAGCCGGCTGAGCGACGGAGTGCACCGGGGCTTCACGCGCGCCTTCCTCCCGCCCGCCGCCTACGCCGCGAACCGCCTCCCGCCCGCCGGGCCGTGGGCGCTGCTCCCCTTCGCCTGCTTCCCGTTCATCTTCGGAGCCGAGACCCTGCGCCGGGCGCTGCCGCCGCTCGAGCACGTCGCGGATCGGGCCGCTCGCTGGAGGCGCCGCCGCTGGCTCGCGCACCACACGGGCGGGCGTCCCCCGGAGTACGCGCCACGCGATCCCACCGCTACGCGGGCTCGAGCCTGA
- a CDS encoding glycoside hydrolase family 44 protein, with protein MRAWIVLSCFALLTGCAGCEGDSPRATTQEEETAEGEPVDDTLRITVDARAEGRPISPYVYGINGLADLEALGPYTKLIRFGGNRTSNYNWRANASNSGADPPGHQNDAYLSAREEPGGAVLDVLDAAQARGAAALITVPMLGHVAADRDADGDVAQTPEYLATRFRRSVARSQRGACEEGAVCQDEYVRFVREAAEERGVTVFFALDNEPSSWTVTHPRLRREALTYAELIDTSREYAAMIRDEAPGAKIFGPVSFGWPAMTRLTGASDARGRHFIRTYLRSLRGRVDVLDVHWYPDVRADGVSVTEDTEGDAVARLRMQVPRSLHDPTYLEPSWIVEDDLRGSVKLLDRLQTWIDGSAPGAEIAITEWAYGGAAHPSGAVAVADALGAMATRGVLAACYWPLTNQAHDHAFAALRLYADFGPEAVDAASSDLSQVGVWASRDGEALVLVIIGRADEALDVELRVEGMDAARILRRVIDGAPEARDAPALTMGDGRVTVPVPARSVSLLRLEPA; from the coding sequence ATGCGTGCCTGGATCGTGCTGTCTTGCTTCGCCCTGCTGACCGGCTGCGCCGGCTGTGAGGGGGACTCGCCGCGCGCGACCACCCAGGAGGAGGAGACCGCGGAGGGGGAGCCCGTGGACGACACGCTGCGGATCACGGTCGACGCGCGAGCGGAGGGCCGGCCCATCTCGCCCTACGTCTACGGCATCAACGGGCTGGCCGACCTCGAGGCGCTCGGCCCCTACACCAAGCTCATCCGCTTCGGGGGCAACCGGACCAGCAACTACAACTGGCGGGCGAACGCGTCGAACTCGGGCGCGGACCCGCCCGGGCACCAGAACGACGCGTACCTGAGCGCGCGCGAGGAGCCCGGAGGCGCGGTGCTCGACGTGCTCGACGCGGCGCAGGCGCGCGGGGCGGCGGCGCTGATCACCGTGCCCATGCTCGGGCACGTGGCCGCCGACCGGGACGCCGACGGTGACGTGGCGCAGACGCCCGAGTACCTGGCGACGCGGTTCCGACGGTCGGTGGCGCGGTCCCAACGGGGCGCATGCGAGGAGGGCGCGGTCTGCCAGGACGAGTACGTGCGCTTCGTGCGCGAGGCGGCCGAGGAGCGCGGCGTGACCGTCTTCTTCGCCCTCGACAACGAGCCCTCGAGCTGGACGGTCACGCACCCGCGGCTGCGGCGCGAGGCGCTGACCTACGCGGAGCTCATCGACACGAGCCGCGAGTACGCGGCGATGATCCGAGACGAGGCGCCGGGGGCGAAGATCTTCGGGCCCGTGAGCTTCGGCTGGCCCGCGATGACGCGGCTGACGGGCGCGAGCGACGCGCGCGGGCGGCACTTCATCCGCACCTACCTGCGCTCGCTGCGCGGGCGCGTGGACGTGCTCGACGTGCACTGGTACCCGGACGTGCGCGCGGACGGGGTGAGCGTGACCGAGGACACGGAGGGCGACGCGGTGGCGCGGCTCCGCATGCAGGTCCCGCGCAGCCTGCACGACCCGACGTACCTCGAGCCATCCTGGATCGTCGAGGACGACTTGCGCGGCTCGGTCAAGCTCCTCGACCGACTGCAGACCTGGATCGACGGCTCCGCGCCCGGGGCCGAGATCGCGATCACCGAGTGGGCCTACGGCGGCGCCGCGCATCCGTCGGGCGCGGTCGCGGTCGCGGACGCGCTGGGCGCGATGGCCACGCGCGGCGTCCTGGCCGCCTGCTACTGGCCGCTGACCAACCAGGCGCACGACCATGCGTTCGCGGCGCTCCGGCTCTACGCGGACTTCGGGCCCGAGGCGGTCGACGCCGCCTCGAGCGATCTGTCGCAGGTCGGCGTGTGGGCGAGCCGGGACGGCGAGGCGCTCGTGCTCGTGATCATCGGGCGCGCGGACGAGGCGCTGGACGTGGAGCTGCGCGTGGAGGGCATGGACGCCGCGCGGATCCTGCGGCGCGTGATCGACGGCGCCCCCGAGGCGCGCGACGCGCCCGCGCTGACCATGGGCGACGGCCGCGTGACGGTGCCCGTGCCCGCGCGGAGCGTCTCGCTGCTCAGGCTCGAGCCCGCGTAG
- a CDS encoding glycosyltransferase family 2 protein: MQRSSDHVTLVSAVIPVFNEERTLLELVRRVRESEARPQTGLRWQLEIILVDDGSTDRSRELLATLADSPRTRVILQPENRGKGAALRAGFEAATGEIVLVQDADLEYDPGEYPKLLAPILEGRADVVYGSRFSGAGPHRVLYYWHSVGNKVLTSASNMLSNLNLTDMETCYKAFRREVLEGVEIEEDRFGFEPEITAKVARRPGVRIYEVGISYAGRTYDEGKKIGWRDGVRALYCIAKYNLRARQ, encoded by the coding sequence ATGCAACGAAGCTCTGATCACGTCACGCTCGTCTCGGCGGTCATCCCCGTGTTCAACGAGGAGCGCACCCTCCTCGAGCTGGTGCGCCGCGTCCGTGAGTCGGAGGCGAGGCCGCAGACGGGCCTGCGCTGGCAGCTCGAGATCATCCTCGTCGACGACGGCTCCACGGACCGCAGCCGAGAGCTGCTCGCCACGCTCGCGGACAGCCCGCGAACCCGGGTGATTCTCCAACCAGAGAACCGTGGGAAGGGCGCGGCGCTTCGAGCAGGCTTCGAGGCGGCTACGGGCGAGATTGTCCTCGTTCAGGACGCCGACCTCGAGTACGACCCCGGGGAGTACCCGAAGCTTCTCGCGCCCATCCTCGAGGGCAGGGCGGACGTCGTGTACGGCTCCCGCTTCTCCGGCGCCGGCCCTCACCGGGTCCTGTACTACTGGCACTCCGTCGGCAACAAAGTGCTCACGTCCGCCTCGAACATGCTCAGCAACCTGAACCTCACCGACATGGAGACCTGCTACAAGGCGTTCCGGCGAGAGGTCCTCGAGGGGGTGGAGATCGAAGAGGACCGGTTCGGGTTCGAGCCCGAGATCACCGCGAAGGTGGCGCGGCGCCCCGGCGTCCGCATCTACGAGGTCGGGATCAGCTACGCGGGTCGAACCTACGACGAGGGCAAGAAGATCGGCTGGCGCGACGGCGTCCGGGCCCTCTACTGCATCGCGAAGTACAACCTACGCGCTCGGCAGTGA
- a CDS encoding class I SAM-dependent methyltransferase — translation MDRPSEVSRKRAFPVAHHGLSALETFAETPRINRWYFEALADGLQGDVLEIGAGIGNMSALIAEACDSLTVSEMSTSYVSELQRRFDGRRDVRVVQYELGRDMPSEIRERRFDAIVSLNVIEHVEDDLSAVEALAGRLRPGGRLLSYVPACDWAYGSLDRHLLHYRRYGKRSFRALMEGAGLRVDRLHYMNAVGLLGWLLNGRLLRRASLSTHQTHAFDRLVPIVRRLERRPPPIGLGLICHATKL, via the coding sequence ATGGACCGGCCCAGTGAAGTCTCGAGGAAGCGCGCGTTTCCGGTCGCGCACCATGGGCTCTCCGCGCTCGAAACCTTCGCGGAGACGCCGCGCATCAATCGCTGGTACTTCGAGGCGCTCGCGGACGGCCTCCAGGGCGACGTGCTGGAGATCGGAGCCGGGATCGGGAACATGTCAGCGCTGATCGCGGAGGCCTGCGACAGTCTCACCGTCAGTGAGATGTCCACGAGCTACGTCTCGGAGTTGCAGCGACGCTTCGACGGGAGACGTGACGTCCGGGTGGTCCAGTACGAGCTGGGTCGCGACATGCCAAGTGAGATCCGTGAGCGTCGCTTCGACGCCATCGTCTCGCTGAACGTGATCGAGCACGTCGAAGACGACCTGTCGGCGGTGGAGGCCCTCGCGGGTCGGCTCCGCCCAGGTGGGCGCCTGCTGAGCTATGTCCCCGCTTGTGACTGGGCGTACGGCTCCCTCGACCGGCACCTCCTGCACTATCGGCGATACGGCAAGCGGTCGTTTCGCGCCCTGATGGAGGGGGCCGGCCTTCGCGTCGACCGCCTTCACTACATGAACGCCGTCGGTCTGCTCGGCTGGCTGCTCAACGGGAGGCTACTCCGGCGCGCGTCCCTCTCGACGCACCAGACGCACGCCTTCGACCGCTTGGTCCCGATCGTGCGGCGCCTGGAGCGCCGTCCACCCCCCATTGGCCTCGGACTCATCTGTCATGCAACGAAGCTCTGA
- a CDS encoding glycosyltransferase family 87 protein yields MAILLVAGVQAATQYVPSTWIQRDGRFYVNVNTTLVEEASFVQEEFAASWYEDDLGWNHDLDASWSNLARGADGRRMPKHTIALPILSTPLFWAFGLLGTLLFNVLFFGLAGGALFAFCQRWASSPAAAAAVFGATLATSLREYVYDYHVDVLILGLFALALTALSWRRGAWAGFLVGLAVMCRPTVLLWVPALAILAMLRGDRATLGRALLAGTGMIAVIAAANWMLYGAPWWSGYNRVLVRVDGTLSLADVGGAFDVPLSQGLGALWGGPYGVSHRSTFLALAGPGLAWALWRRRGLGVAILYAVVASVAVFAKYTWYGDRFLWPTLALLTPAIAMTLDGVSTVLRRRPGLRAPGVAAFAIAAMVVASRGSALSTLEGEAAASLAGGALFSGALAFAAALVARRARGTRLTVLAPLVLGTLPGVLDRLATPSIDLGFALLVMLSLAVKRTAVALGLACGAAGVAVLASDSPGDTWWQAPTPIALGALALIGVPLLRRRAWLLAPLVLLAVPRLASLGSGSTPLFALACGCVALPATLEHAGSALTLAWRRLDRPRAMILLVGVASALVAIGAARRGDTSFRIASPGGVRHAEVYSGTTPCDFLAWEHLNWECATLDRGVHGETGLATSAPLHVGGRESEMFLLTASPSRPRTVRWPTVAEGETLELRVALADELPSAGTLEIAFDDQMTERIDLADLAGGRVHVHRLPVPRAGADLALTLHGRAVLVDGRFTAR; encoded by the coding sequence TTGGCCATCCTCCTTGTGGCAGGCGTACAGGCGGCGACGCAATACGTCCCCAGCACGTGGATCCAGCGCGACGGGCGTTTCTACGTCAACGTGAACACGACGCTGGTGGAGGAAGCGAGCTTCGTCCAGGAGGAGTTCGCCGCCAGCTGGTACGAGGACGACCTCGGGTGGAACCACGATCTCGACGCCTCGTGGAGCAACTTGGCGCGCGGCGCCGATGGGCGTCGGATGCCCAAGCACACCATCGCGCTGCCGATCCTCTCGACTCCGCTCTTCTGGGCCTTCGGGCTACTGGGCACGCTGCTGTTCAACGTGCTCTTCTTCGGGCTCGCGGGCGGCGCGCTCTTCGCGTTCTGTCAGCGCTGGGCTTCCAGCCCCGCCGCCGCCGCGGCGGTGTTCGGAGCGACCCTCGCCACCAGCCTCCGCGAGTATGTCTACGACTACCACGTCGACGTCCTGATCCTCGGCCTGTTCGCGCTCGCGCTGACCGCGCTGTCGTGGCGACGGGGGGCATGGGCCGGGTTCCTCGTCGGCCTGGCCGTGATGTGCCGCCCCACCGTTCTCCTCTGGGTCCCGGCGCTCGCCATCCTCGCGATGCTGCGAGGCGACCGCGCCACGCTCGGGCGCGCGTTGCTGGCGGGCACCGGGATGATCGCGGTGATCGCGGCGGCGAACTGGATGCTCTACGGCGCACCCTGGTGGAGCGGCTACAACCGAGTGCTGGTGCGCGTGGATGGCACGTTGTCTTTGGCCGACGTGGGCGGCGCCTTCGACGTACCGCTGAGTCAGGGTCTCGGCGCCCTGTGGGGCGGCCCGTACGGCGTGAGCCACCGCTCCACGTTCCTCGCGCTCGCCGGTCCGGGGCTCGCGTGGGCCCTCTGGCGACGGCGGGGCCTCGGGGTCGCGATCCTCTACGCCGTGGTCGCCTCCGTCGCCGTCTTCGCCAAGTACACCTGGTACGGTGATCGGTTCCTGTGGCCGACGCTCGCGCTCCTGACGCCGGCCATCGCGATGACCCTGGACGGCGTCAGTACGGTTCTCCGTCGGCGACCAGGGCTGCGCGCCCCCGGCGTGGCGGCCTTCGCGATCGCCGCGATGGTGGTGGCGAGCCGAGGCTCGGCGCTGTCGACGCTCGAGGGAGAAGCCGCCGCGAGCCTGGCTGGGGGCGCCCTCTTCTCCGGCGCGTTGGCGTTCGCCGCCGCGCTCGTGGCGCGCCGCGCCCGAGGAACCCGGCTCACGGTGCTCGCGCCGCTCGTGCTCGGGACGCTCCCCGGGGTGCTGGATCGGCTCGCGACTCCGTCCATCGATCTGGGCTTCGCGCTGTTGGTGATGCTCTCGCTGGCGGTGAAGCGAACGGCTGTCGCCCTGGGGCTCGCGTGCGGAGCGGCGGGTGTGGCCGTCCTCGCGAGCGACTCCCCCGGCGACACCTGGTGGCAGGCCCCGACGCCGATCGCGCTCGGAGCGCTGGCCCTCATCGGGGTGCCGCTTCTGCGGCGCCGCGCGTGGCTGCTCGCGCCGCTCGTCTTGCTCGCGGTCCCTCGGCTCGCCAGCCTGGGATCGGGCAGCACGCCGCTCTTTGCGCTCGCCTGCGGCTGTGTCGCCCTGCCGGCGACGCTGGAGCACGCGGGGAGCGCGCTCACGCTCGCGTGGCGCCGCCTCGACCGCCCCCGCGCCATGATCCTGCTCGTCGGCGTCGCGAGCGCGCTCGTGGCGATCGGCGCGGCGCGGCGCGGTGACACGAGCTTTCGGATCGCGAGCCCCGGAGGGGTGCGCCACGCGGAGGTTTACTCCGGCACCACGCCGTGCGATTTCCTGGCCTGGGAGCACCTCAACTGGGAGTGCGCGACGCTCGACCGCGGCGTTCACGGGGAAACGGGTCTGGCCACCAGCGCTCCGCTGCACGTGGGCGGACGGGAGTCGGAGATGTTCCTGCTCACCGCGAGCCCGAGCCGACCTCGGACCGTCCGGTGGCCGACGGTGGCCGAGGGGGAAACGCTCGAACTGCGCGTCGCCCTCGCGGACGAGCTCCCGAGCGCGGGCACCCTCGAGATCGCCTTCGACGACCAGATGACAGAGCGCATCGACCTCGCCGACCTGGCAGGAGGCCGCGTGCACGTGCACCGCCTGCCCGTGCCCCGAGCCGGCGCGGACTTGGCGTTGACGCTCCACGGGAGGGCAGTTCTGGTGGACGGTCGCTTCACGGCACGGTAA
- a CDS encoding cystathionine gamma-synthase family protein, with product MSQEKKQGMGTTAVWAGEEGEQPYGATVVPVVHSVTYNYDDVDEWFAVATGTQPGHIYSRNTNPTVDALEKKMAGLEAAEDATSFSTGMAAISNTLFTLLSPGDRVVSVKDSYGGTLKVFTDFLPRFGVEVELCETEDHEAIEAAVAKGCKVLYLETPTNPTLKVLDLERLSKAGHAQGATVVVDNTFSTPINQRPLELGADLVVYSGTKFLNGHSDAMCGILTGSRELVRQVFHFREINGASLHASTAYLVMRGLKTLELRIARHNENAGRLARFLAERDEVEQVNYPGLETHRGHDIAKRQMLGYGGMLSFSLKGGMDAVKAFMPKLRFAHRGASLGSVGTLVGSPGTTSHVEVPKEERAKAGIPEGLVRVSAGIENGDDLIADFSPALASSSAAPPSPPPSVGRMTTLSVRKRPLHKETGAGMHVVCRRDARLPRTSPGGGDSRAPVRAYGIASASRCVSCCSRPLPSA from the coding sequence GTGAGCCAAGAGAAGAAGCAGGGCATGGGCACGACCGCCGTCTGGGCGGGAGAAGAGGGCGAGCAGCCCTATGGCGCGACGGTCGTTCCGGTCGTGCACAGCGTCACCTACAACTACGACGACGTGGACGAGTGGTTCGCGGTCGCCACCGGTACCCAGCCCGGCCACATCTACTCGCGCAACACCAACCCGACCGTCGACGCGCTCGAGAAGAAGATGGCCGGTCTCGAGGCGGCGGAGGACGCGACGAGCTTCTCCACCGGGATGGCCGCGATCAGCAACACGCTCTTCACGCTGCTCTCGCCCGGCGACCGCGTCGTGAGCGTGAAGGACAGCTACGGCGGCACCCTCAAGGTCTTCACGGACTTCCTCCCGCGCTTCGGCGTGGAGGTCGAGCTGTGCGAGACCGAGGACCACGAGGCCATCGAGGCCGCGGTGGCCAAGGGCTGCAAGGTCCTCTACCTCGAGACGCCCACCAACCCGACGCTGAAGGTGCTCGACCTCGAGCGACTCTCCAAGGCGGGGCACGCGCAGGGCGCGACGGTCGTGGTCGACAACACCTTCAGCACGCCGATCAACCAGCGCCCGCTCGAGCTCGGCGCGGACCTCGTCGTGTACAGCGGCACGAAGTTCCTCAACGGCCACTCCGACGCGATGTGCGGCATCCTGACGGGCAGCCGCGAGCTCGTGCGGCAGGTCTTCCACTTCCGCGAGATCAACGGCGCGAGCCTGCACGCCTCGACCGCGTACCTCGTGATGCGGGGCCTGAAGACGCTCGAGCTCCGCATCGCGCGGCACAACGAGAACGCCGGGCGCCTCGCGCGCTTCCTCGCCGAGCGCGACGAGGTCGAGCAGGTGAACTACCCGGGCCTCGAGACGCACCGCGGCCACGACATCGCCAAGCGCCAGATGCTCGGCTACGGCGGCATGCTCTCCTTCTCGCTGAAGGGCGGCATGGACGCGGTGAAGGCGTTCATGCCCAAGCTCCGCTTCGCCCACCGCGGCGCCTCGCTCGGCTCGGTCGGCACGCTGGTCGGCTCCCCCGGGACCACGAGCCACGTCGAGGTCCCGAAGGAGGAGCGCGCCAAGGCCGGCATCCCCGAGGGCCTCGTGCGCGTCTCGGCTGGCATCGAGAACGGCGACGACCTCATCGCCGACTTCAGCCCGGCGCTCGCGAGCTCGTCGGCGGCCCCCCCCTCCCCCCCCCCGTCCGTAGGGCGGATGACGACATTGAGCGTGCGCAAACGTCCTTTGCACAAGGAGACGGGCGCGGGTATGCACGTCGTGTGTCGTCGCGACGCGCGCTTGCCTCGTACTTCCCCGGGTGGTGGCGACTCGAGGGCGCCGGTGCGGGCGTATGGGATCGCGAGCGCCTCGCGCTGTGTCTCGTGCTGCTCGCGGCCGCTGCCATCCGCCTGA